From Halotia branconii CENA392, the proteins below share one genomic window:
- a CDS encoding DUF1194 domain-containing protein — MKTSYIFQATFTAVAGIVSALAVSTTAKAATLVDLELSLLVDVSGSISTTEFNLQKQGYVDAFANASLFNDFISKGNTGKIAANLIYWAGTNHLSLD, encoded by the coding sequence ATGAAAACTTCTTACATTTTTCAGGCAACATTCACAGCAGTAGCTGGTATAGTATCAGCTCTAGCTGTATCCACAACTGCCAAAGCTGCAACCCTTGTCGATTTGGAACTCTCTTTATTGGTTGACGTATCTGGAAGTATCAGTACTACCGAGTTCAACCTGCAAAAGCAAGGTTATGTAGATGCTTTCGCCAACGCTAGTCTTTTTAATGATTTCATTTCCAAAGGGAATACTGGAAAGATTGCTGCTAATTTAATTTACTGGGCTGGCACAAACCACTTGAGTTTGGACTAA
- a CDS encoding ABC transporter permease has translation MPDLIKLDLVDLVFAVGLMAIAIGLSAWEKLGLELSIAIATGRTILQLLVLGYVLDFIFALDNPWAVLAILAIMLTITAIVARNRISQKIPYLLPLVWGAILISTVLTLLYTNILIIQPDRWYDPQYVIPLAGMIIGNAMNAAAIAGERLVSTINTFSLEIETHLSLGATPGQAVSQYRKDAIRAALLPTLNQMMLIGMVALPGITTGQLLAGVTPLDAISYEILIIFMVAVANLLTTVLVTKGLCRQFFNSAAQLIR, from the coding sequence ATGCCAGATTTAATCAAGTTGGACTTAGTTGATTTGGTTTTTGCTGTAGGACTAATGGCGATCGCTATTGGTTTATCTGCTTGGGAAAAATTAGGACTAGAGTTAAGCATAGCGATCGCTACAGGCAGAACCATCCTACAACTACTTGTATTGGGATACGTTTTAGATTTCATTTTTGCTTTAGACAATCCTTGGGCGGTTTTGGCAATATTAGCAATAATGCTGACAATAACGGCGATTGTCGCACGAAATCGCATCAGCCAAAAAATCCCCTATCTCTTGCCTTTGGTATGGGGTGCAATTTTAATTAGTACTGTCTTAACATTGCTTTACACCAACATCTTGATTATTCAACCAGATCGATGGTACGACCCGCAATACGTAATTCCTTTGGCGGGAATGATCATTGGTAATGCCATGAATGCAGCAGCGATCGCTGGTGAACGTCTTGTAAGCACTATTAACACCTTTTCTTTAGAAATAGAAACTCACTTAAGTTTAGGCGCAACTCCTGGGCAAGCAGTTAGCCAGTACCGCAAAGATGCCATTAGAGCTGCATTACTCCCTACTCTCAATCAAATGATGTTGATAGGTATGGTAGCACTACCAGGAATCACCACCGGACAGTTATTAGCAGGAGTAACACCCCTTGATGCCATCTCTTACGAAATTTTGATTATTTTCATGGTTGCTGTTGCCAACTTGTTAACAACAGTTTTAGTTACTAAAGGTTTGTGTCGCCAGTTTTTTAATTCTGCCGCGCAGTTGATTCGATGA
- a CDS encoding DegT/DnrJ/EryC1/StrS family aminotransferase — protein sequence MIQSINSIPAFDIKQQYATIEAEVSATVLEVLSSGRYIGGPLVEAFEQQFAAYHNVTNCIACNSGTDALFLALRALEIGAGDEVITTPFTFVATAEVISAVGAKPIFVDIDTTTFNLDLQQVAGAITPKTKAIIPVHLFGQPVDMTTLMAIASSHNLAVVEDCAQSTGASWDNQKVGSIGHLGCFSFYPTKNLGGCGDGGAITTNDPELAAKLRVLKEHGQKNRYYYEEIGVNSRLDTMQAAILQIKLRYLDQWNHQRQAIAAYYQQFLTQLPGIVAPQELAKGVSVWNQYTIRISSEGRNGSSTTYRDSVRTQLQERGVSSMVYYPYPLHLQPVYQYLGYQPGQLPVAELACHEVLSLPMFPELTHEQQDQVIYALKDCLV from the coding sequence ATGATCCAAAGCATAAATTCTATTCCTGCCTTTGATATCAAGCAACAATACGCCACTATCGAAGCAGAAGTGAGTGCAACCGTGTTAGAGGTTTTATCTTCTGGGCGTTATATTGGAGGCCCTTTAGTAGAAGCTTTTGAACAACAGTTTGCCGCATATCATAATGTTACTAATTGTATAGCTTGTAACTCTGGCACTGATGCGCTTTTTTTAGCATTGCGCGCTTTGGAAATTGGCGCAGGCGATGAAGTCATCACCACACCTTTCACCTTTGTAGCTACGGCTGAGGTGATTAGTGCTGTCGGTGCAAAGCCGATTTTTGTTGATATAGACACTACTACATTTAATTTAGATTTACAGCAAGTTGCTGGGGCGATTACACCTAAAACCAAAGCTATTATCCCAGTGCATTTATTTGGCCAACCTGTGGATATGACAACATTAATGGCGATCGCTTCTTCTCACAATTTAGCTGTAGTTGAAGACTGCGCTCAATCTACAGGTGCAAGTTGGGATAATCAAAAGGTTGGCAGTATTGGCCATTTGGGTTGCTTTAGTTTTTACCCTACCAAAAATTTAGGCGGTTGTGGTGATGGTGGAGCAATTACGACTAACGATCCTGAACTGGCTGCGAAGTTGAGAGTACTGAAAGAGCATGGACAGAAAAATCGCTACTATTATGAAGAAATTGGTGTAAATAGTCGCTTGGATACTATGCAAGCGGCTATTCTGCAAATTAAGCTGCGTTATCTCGATCAATGGAATCATCAACGACAGGCGATCGCTGCTTATTATCAACAGTTTTTAACTCAACTTCCTGGCATCGTTGCACCCCAGGAATTAGCTAAAGGCGTTAGCGTGTGGAATCAATACACCATTCGCATCTCCAGCGAAGGGCGAAACGGTTCCAGCACCACATATCGAGATTCAGTACGTACTCAGTTACAAGAACGGGGGGTAAGTTCAATGGTTTACTATCCCTATCCTTTACATTTGCAACCAGTTTATCAATATTTGGGTTATCAGCCAGGGCAATTGCCAGTTGCAGAGTTAGCTTGTCATGAAGTTTTATCTTTGCCCATGTTCCCAGAACTGACCCATGAACAACAAGATCAAGTGATTTATGCACTGAAAGATTGTTTAGTTTAA
- a CDS encoding Uma2 family endonuclease produces the protein MTALTQDYQITWEKLPDDYKLPDDPVDNINQPALAAALTESLELAGKLPSDALTPTNYGICANLNGKTVVKAPDWAYIPKITVNREEVIRSYTPQLEGDIPVIVIEFLSDKDGGEYSSKPTYPPGKWFFYECILQVPNYAIFEPVSGNLEVYRLDQNTGRYSLQTPNNNQHYWIAEMNLYLGVWQGTRENRTGNWLRWWDESRLLLWGSELVEQERQRAEQEKQRAERLAAQLRAAGIEPQD, from the coding sequence ATGACAGCCCTCACCCAAGACTATCAAATCACTTGGGAAAAACTACCCGATGATTACAAACTGCCAGATGATCCAGTGGACAACATCAACCAACCAGCCTTAGCCGCAGCCCTCACAGAAAGCCTAGAACTAGCTGGAAAACTCCCATCTGATGCACTTACACCAACAAATTACGGCATCTGCGCTAACTTAAACGGCAAAACAGTTGTTAAAGCCCCAGACTGGGCATACATTCCCAAAATTACCGTCAATAGAGAAGAAGTAATCCGCAGTTACACTCCCCAATTAGAAGGAGACATCCCCGTAATTGTCATAGAATTTCTTTCTGATAAAGATGGTGGGGAATATTCCAGCAAACCGACTTATCCCCCTGGCAAATGGTTTTTTTATGAGTGCATCTTACAAGTACCAAATTACGCCATTTTTGAACCAGTTAGCGGCAATTTAGAAGTTTATCGCTTAGATCAAAATACAGGTAGATATAGCTTACAAACTCCTAATAACAATCAACATTATTGGATAGCCGAAATGAATCTTTACCTTGGGGTGTGGCAAGGTACGCGTGAAAATCGCACAGGAAACTGGTTGCGCTGGTGGGATGAAAGCAGACTATTACTGTGGGGTTCTGAATTAGTCGAACAAGAACGTCAACGTGCTGAACAAGAAAAGCAACGTGCTGAACGCCTGGCTGCACAATTGCGAGCAGCAGGTATTGAACCACAAGATTAG
- a CDS encoding transposase produces the protein MLDILSLLQCLLPQINATTMRRMNQIIMAMLAMSGRATMLGISRWTDIGGSYRTMLRFFHTVIPWATLFWLFFRKHLWRKDEVYLLAGDEVVVSKSGKQTYGLDRFFSSLVNKPISGLSFFVLSLVSVEQRQSFPIQIEQVIKSNTKTNIQLSSEKIKTKEKRGRGRPKGSKNKNKTEVIFTSELLLIKKMINSLFKLVANFIPLTYLVVDGHFGNNNALQMARQVNLHIISKLRHDSALYIPYENPDYHKRSRRKYGDKLDYSNIPDKYLSKSSIEDEIQSDIYQATLLHKEFAQALNVVILVKTNLKTNVRSHVVLFSSDLELSFEKIIDYYKLRFQIEFNFRDAKQFWGLEDFMNLRQTAVTNAANFAFFMVNLSHHLLADFRLINPGSGIIDLKAHYRGFRYIHEILKMLPEIPEPILLNQIFAKLTSLGRIHPVSTGVEPS, from the coding sequence ATGTTGGACATCCTATCACTGTTACAATGCCTGCTACCGCAGATCAACGCTACGACGATGCGCCGAATGAACCAGATCATCATGGCCATGTTAGCAATGAGCGGCCGAGCCACCATGTTGGGAATTTCTCGTTGGACAGACATTGGTGGTAGTTATCGGACAATGTTGAGATTTTTTCATACAGTAATACCTTGGGCAACATTGTTTTGGCTGTTTTTTCGTAAACATTTATGGCGAAAGGATGAAGTATATTTGCTTGCCGGAGATGAAGTTGTAGTCAGCAAGTCGGGTAAACAGACTTATGGGTTGGATAGATTCTTCTCTAGCCTAGTAAACAAACCTATATCAGGGCTATCTTTCTTTGTCTTGTCGTTAGTAAGTGTTGAGCAAAGACAGTCATTTCCGATTCAAATAGAACAAGTAATCAAGAGTAATACTAAAACAAATATTCAGTTGTCAAGCGAAAAAATAAAAACCAAAGAAAAACGTGGACGTGGACGACCAAAAGGGAGTAAAAACAAAAATAAAACCGAAGTGATATTCACATCTGAACTATTGCTAATTAAAAAGATGATTAATTCACTATTCAAGTTAGTAGCTAATTTTATTCCCCTAACATACTTGGTAGTAGATGGTCATTTTGGTAACAACAACGCTTTACAGATGGCACGACAAGTGAACTTGCACATAATTTCCAAGTTGCGCCACGATTCAGCATTATATATCCCTTATGAAAATCCTGACTATCATAAACGCTCTCGTCGTAAATACGGTGACAAACTAGACTATAGTAATATACCTGACAAATATTTATCTAAAAGTAGCATTGAGGATGAGATTCAAAGTGATATTTATCAAGCCACTCTCCTTCACAAAGAATTTGCCCAAGCTCTAAATGTAGTGATTTTAGTCAAAACCAATCTTAAGACTAATGTTCGTAGCCATGTAGTTCTATTCTCCAGTGACCTGGAATTATCATTTGAAAAAATAATTGATTATTACAAACTCCGCTTTCAAATCGAGTTTAACTTCCGTGATGCAAAGCAGTTTTGGGGGTTGGAAGATTTTATGAATCTGAGGCAAACTGCGGTAACTAACGCTGCTAATTTCGCATTTTTTATGGTTAATTTATCTCATCATCTTCTCGCTGATTTTCGCCTCATTAATCCCGGCTCCGGCATTATTGACCTTAAGGCTCATTATCGTGGCTTTCGATATATCCATGAAATTTTAAAAATGCTTCCAGAAATCCCTGAGCCTATTTTATTAAACCAGATTTTTGCCAAGCTTACTTCTTTAGGACGCATTCATCCCGTTTCTACGGGCGTTGAACCCTCGTAA
- the rpaB gene encoding response regulator transcription factor RpaB, whose amino-acid sequence MESHKEKILVVDDEASIRRILETRLSMIGYDVVTAGDGEEALDTFRKAEPDLVVLDVMMPKLDGYGVCQELRKESDVPIIMLTALGDVADRITGLELGADDYVVKPFSPKELEARIRSVLRRVDKTGASGIPSSGVIHVGNIKIDTNKRQVYKGDERIRLTGMEFSLLELLVSRSGEAFSRSEILQEVWGYTPERHVDTRVVDVHISRLRAKLEDDPSNPELILTARGTGYLFQRIIEPGEE is encoded by the coding sequence TTGGAAAGTCATAAAGAAAAAATCCTGGTGGTAGACGACGAAGCCAGCATTCGCCGGATTTTGGAAACGCGCCTTTCCATGATTGGCTACGATGTAGTGACGGCTGGCGACGGGGAAGAAGCTTTGGACACTTTTCGCAAAGCTGAACCTGACTTAGTGGTTTTGGATGTAATGATGCCAAAGCTAGATGGCTATGGCGTGTGTCAAGAATTACGTAAAGAGTCAGATGTCCCAATTATTATGCTAACAGCATTGGGAGACGTAGCCGATCGCATCACCGGTTTAGAATTGGGCGCTGATGACTACGTAGTTAAACCATTTTCCCCCAAAGAGTTAGAAGCGCGGATTCGCTCAGTGCTACGTCGAGTAGACAAAACTGGGGCTTCTGGGATTCCTAGCTCTGGTGTCATCCATGTGGGGAATATTAAAATTGATACGAATAAGCGACAAGTCTACAAAGGCGATGAGCGCATTCGATTGACAGGAATGGAATTTAGCTTATTAGAGTTGCTAGTCAGTCGCTCTGGAGAAGCTTTTTCTCGTTCGGAAATTTTACAAGAGGTATGGGGTTATACACCAGAACGCCATGTTGATACTCGTGTAGTAGATGTGCATATCTCTCGGTTGCGGGCAAAATTGGAAGATGATCCCAGCAACCCAGAATTAATTCTTACAGCAAGAGGTACTGGTTATTTATTTCAGCGAATTATCGAACCAGGGGAAGAGTGA
- a CDS encoding cofactor assembly of complex C subunit B produces the protein MTKSDPNLILRRLPIVVGGLGAVLLLINRLLTTELTESQSRGDVLGVILSAVLILTGLIWQQVQPRSPESVELIGEQGFVLAADLPEAVKTELAWASHLLLTNTVTRSLVVFYQGKVLLRRGILATKSELVPGSILKRVLEKHQPVYLVNLNIYPGKIEFDYLPENTQGVICQPIGNQGVLILGANAPRSYTKQDENWIAGIADKLAVTLQELEVRS, from the coding sequence ATGACCAAATCTGATCCCAATTTAATTTTGCGGCGCTTACCCATTGTTGTCGGGGGGTTAGGCGCTGTACTTTTGTTGATTAATCGTTTGTTGACAACAGAACTCACTGAGTCGCAATCGCGTGGAGATGTGCTGGGTGTAATTCTAAGTGCAGTGTTGATTTTAACAGGTTTGATTTGGCAACAAGTACAGCCGCGATCGCCTGAATCTGTAGAATTAATTGGGGAACAAGGTTTTGTATTAGCAGCAGATTTGCCAGAAGCCGTGAAAACAGAATTAGCCTGGGCATCTCATTTATTGTTAACTAATACAGTGACGCGATCGCTGGTAGTTTTTTATCAAGGCAAAGTTTTGTTACGTCGCGGTATTCTGGCTACTAAATCTGAACTAGTACCAGGGTCAATTTTAAAACGGGTATTAGAAAAACACCAGCCAGTTTATTTAGTTAACCTAAATATATATCCTGGCAAAATCGAATTTGATTACTTACCAGAAAACACTCAAGGGGTAATTTGTCAACCAATTGGTAATCAGGGTGTATTAATTTTGGGGGCGAATGCTCCTCGTAGTTACACAAAACAAGATGAAAATTGGATTGCAGGTATTGCTGATAAATTAGCAGTTACTCTTCAAGAATTAGAAGTTAGAAGTTAA
- a CDS encoding DUF456 domain-containing protein codes for MQIIYWLLLALMIVGVIGAVVPAIPGSSLILIGIIIWGIVSSSFAAIKIPLIVTVIVLLLSIGVDFSASYLGARQAGASKWGQIGAIVGLIVGFLGLLPTLPFGGPLLGILLGPLLGAIIGEFIFRRDLWLATKAGVGIVVGSLIGNLIQGLLAVAAVVVFVVTTWPQVFGT; via the coding sequence ATGCAAATTATTTATTGGCTATTATTAGCTTTAATGATTGTGGGTGTAATTGGTGCTGTAGTTCCCGCCATTCCCGGTAGCAGTTTAATTTTAATTGGGATAATCATTTGGGGAATAGTTAGTAGTTCTTTTGCAGCGATTAAAATACCACTTATTGTTACAGTTATTGTTTTACTTTTGAGTATTGGCGTAGATTTTTCAGCTAGTTACTTGGGAGCAAGACAAGCAGGGGCGAGTAAATGGGGACAAATAGGTGCGATCGTTGGTTTAATAGTAGGATTTTTAGGATTATTGCCAACTTTACCTTTTGGTGGCCCGTTACTCGGAATTTTATTAGGGCCACTACTAGGAGCAATTATTGGTGAATTTATTTTCCGACGTGATTTATGGTTAGCAACTAAGGCTGGTGTGGGAATTGTGGTAGGCTCGTTGATAGGAAATTTGATTCAGGGTTTATTGGCTGTTGCAGCAGTTGTAGTTTTTGTAGTTACAACTTGGCCACAAGTATTTGGAACATAG
- a CDS encoding DUF6887 family protein produces MKPKFEAMTNKELIAYILAHRDDDEAIRVLFGRRNPPDSEARWYGPMVAEDGTPIEENIRIAEEAIRQRVEQADKKRQDSQS; encoded by the coding sequence ATGAAACCTAAGTTTGAAGCTATGACTAACAAAGAATTGATAGCTTATATACTGGCACACCGAGATGATGATGAGGCTATTCGTGTCTTGTTTGGTCGCCGCAATCCTCCCGATTCGGAAGCGAGATGGTACGGCCCAATGGTGGCTGAAGATGGTACACCAATTGAAGAAAATATTCGCATAGCAGAAGAAGCGATTAGGCAGCGTGTTGAGCAAGCGGATAAAAAAAGGCAAGATTCTCAAAGTTAA
- a CDS encoding DUF6888 family protein, which produces MFFSQSGVLSSEHLGLIIIYVTIEEQTISPTNDQAQACVHVCQMLSNTYKDIHLFRFEIQTRDVYILASENIEIIVPPTGLWRF; this is translated from the coding sequence TTGTTTTTTTCGCAATCTGGGGTTCTAAGCAGTGAACATCTGGGTCTTATTATTATCTATGTCACAATTGAGGAACAGACGATAAGTCCTACAAATGATCAAGCACAAGCCTGTGTGCATGTCTGCCAAATGTTATCAAACACTTACAAAGATATACACCTGTTTCGTTTTGAAATCCAAACTAGAGATGTGTATATTTTGGCAAGCGAAAATATTGAAATTATCGTACCCCCTACTGGACTCTGGAGGTTTTGA
- a CDS encoding tetratricopeptide repeat protein, with the protein MTCCLNLTCHNPPNPDGTMFCSSCGTGLVVLRNRYRPIKSLGGGGFGKTYLAEDIDKLNEHCVIKQFAPQVQGTASLNKATELFEQEAKRLQQLGKHHQIPTLLAYFNEDSRLYLVQEFIDGQNLLDELQQQGNFNEQKVRKLLLDLLDILKIVHQQQVIHRDIKPENIIRQSDGKLVLIDFGASKQMTATVMTKVGTSIGSFGYAPLEQMQGGEAYPASDLYSVGATCFHLLSGTHPWELWQRQGYGWVASWRQHLQQSVSQDLGRVLDKLLQEEHQQRYRSATEVIQALDSQPIPVTAPVTPPVQQTQPLVFGSQKKPIPKQLIILPLLILIGAGTVFYSLQESTNNSVENYNSQGTEKYNNQDFRGAIEDYNEAIKINPNNAKAYFNRGNAHYDLGEKQEAIENYNQAIKLNPKYAEAYYQQGLLEQDNQKAIENFRQAAELFVAQGNQGDAKRSQGQVRSLLKDYQGAIASHTEAINFNSSDFKAYLNRGVARSNLGDHQAAIEDYNQAIKINSNFALAYNNRGAARSDLRENQEAIEDYNQAIKLNPNLALAYYGRGNVRSNIGEKQAAIEDYTQAIKIDPNYANAFYSRGVVRSNIGEKQAAIEDYTQAIKIDPNYANAYYGRGVVRSDLGEKQAAIEDYTQAIKIDPNYADAYYGRGNTRSNIGEKQAAIEDYTQAIKINPNYTNAYYNRGIVHYDLGEKQAAIEDYTQAIKIDPNYTDAYINRGVSRYNLGEKQAAIEDYTQAIKINPSYALAYKNRGNARYNLGNKQTAIEDLQKSADLYKQQGKEKDYQNVLTRIKTLELTIVP; encoded by the coding sequence ATGACCTGCTGCCTAAATCTAACTTGCCACAATCCACCCAATCCTGATGGCACAATGTTTTGCTCCAGCTGCGGTACAGGATTAGTAGTGTTGAGAAACCGCTATCGCCCGATTAAATCATTAGGTGGTGGGGGATTTGGTAAAACATATTTAGCAGAAGATATCGATAAACTAAATGAGCATTGTGTCATCAAGCAATTTGCACCGCAAGTACAAGGAACAGCATCACTTAACAAAGCCACAGAATTATTTGAGCAAGAAGCAAAGCGACTGCAACAGTTAGGAAAACATCACCAAATTCCCACACTGTTAGCGTATTTTAATGAAGATAGTCGCTTGTATTTGGTGCAAGAGTTTATCGACGGGCAGAATTTATTAGATGAATTACAACAGCAAGGTAATTTCAATGAGCAGAAAGTCAGAAAATTACTGCTGGATTTATTAGATATTCTCAAAATAGTTCATCAACAACAAGTTATTCACCGTGATATCAAGCCAGAAAATATCATTCGCCAAAGTGATGGCAAGTTAGTACTGATTGACTTTGGTGCATCCAAGCAAATGACAGCAACGGTGATGACGAAAGTAGGTACAAGCATTGGTTCTTTTGGTTATGCGCCATTAGAACAGATGCAGGGAGGTGAAGCTTACCCAGCTAGTGATTTATATAGTGTTGGTGCAACTTGCTTTCACCTGTTGAGTGGAACTCACCCTTGGGAACTTTGGCAACGACAAGGTTATGGTTGGGTTGCAAGTTGGAGACAGCATTTACAACAAAGCGTCAGTCAGGATTTAGGGCGTGTATTAGATAAATTGTTGCAAGAAGAACACCAACAGCGTTATCGTTCAGCGACCGAAGTTATACAAGCTTTAGATTCACAGCCAATACCAGTAACTGCGCCTGTTACTCCTCCAGTACAACAGACTCAACCACTTGTCTTTGGTAGTCAGAAAAAACCTATCCCTAAACAGCTTATTATTCTTCCGTTATTAATATTAATTGGTGCTGGTACAGTTTTTTATTCATTGCAAGAATCAACAAATAATAGTGTTGAAAATTATAACAGTCAAGGAACCGAAAAATACAATAATCAAGATTTTCGCGGTGCTATTGAAGATTATAACGAAGCCATCAAGATTAATCCTAATAATGCAAAAGCTTACTTCAACCGGGGTAATGCTCACTATGATTTAGGAGAAAAGCAAGAAGCAATAGAAAACTATAACCAAGCTATCAAACTTAATCCTAAATATGCGGAAGCTTACTATCAGCAAGGGCTTCTAGAACAAGATAACCAGAAAGCTATAGAGAACTTCCGTCAAGCCGCAGAACTATTTGTTGCCCAAGGAAATCAAGGTGATGCCAAACGTAGTCAAGGACAAGTGCGTTCTTTATTAAAAGATTACCAAGGAGCGATCGCTTCTCATACTGAAGCGATTAATTTCAACTCTAGCGATTTCAAAGCTTACCTTAACCGGGGTGTAGCTCGTAGTAATTTAGGAGATCATCAAGCCGCAATTGAAGATTACAACCAAGCCATTAAAATTAATTCTAACTTTGCATTAGCTTACAACAATCGGGGTGCTGCTCGTAGTGATTTAAGAGAAAACCAAGAAGCAATTGAAGATTACAACCAAGCCATTAAACTTAATCCTAACTTGGCATTGGCTTATTATGGCAGGGGTAATGTTCGCTCCAATATAGGAGAAAAGCAAGCAGCGATTGAAGATTACACCCAAGCCATCAAAATTGATCCTAACTATGCAAATGCTTTCTATAGCAGAGGTGTTGTTCGCTCCAATATAGGAGAAAAGCAAGCAGCAATTGAAGACTACACCCAAGCCATCAAAATTGATCCTAACTATGCAAATGCTTACTATGGCAGAGGTGTTGTTCGCTCCGATTTAGGAGAAAAGCAAGCAGCAATTGAAGACTATACTCAAGCCATCAAAATTGATCCTAACTATGCAGATGCTTACTATGGTAGAGGTAATACTCGCTCCAATATAGGAGAAAAGCAAGCAGCAATTGAAGACTATACTCAAGCCATCAAAATTAATCCCAACTATACAAATGCTTACTACAATCGGGGTATTGTTCACTATGATTTAGGAGAAAAGCAAGCAGCAATTGAAGACTACACCCAAGCCATCAAAATTGATCCTAACTATACAGATGCTTACATCAACCGAGGCGTATCTCGCTATAATTTGGGAGAAAAGCAAGCTGCAATTGAAGATTATACTCAAGCCATTAAAATTAATCCCAGCTATGCACTAGCTTACAAAAACCGGGGTAATGCTCGCTATAATTTAGGAAATAAGCAAACTGCAATTGAAGATTTACAAAAGTCAGCCGATTTGTATAAGCAACAAGGAAAAGAAAAGGACTATCAAAATGTTCTAACCCGCATTAAAACACTTGAACTGACAATAGTACCCTAA
- a CDS encoding DUF1818 family protein — MERVLKSGLGWRIGWNPNAQEFKGLVGTDDWAVELTAAELNEFCRLLTQLADTMKQLTAELMAEEKIACEAESNLLWMEVEGYPHIYSLRLIINTGRCVEGKWDADAVPGLLQAAEMLKVF; from the coding sequence ATGGAACGTGTTTTAAAAAGTGGATTGGGTTGGCGGATTGGCTGGAATCCGAATGCACAAGAATTTAAAGGTTTAGTAGGTACAGATGATTGGGCAGTTGAGTTAACCGCAGCCGAGTTAAATGAATTTTGTCGTCTCTTAACACAGCTAGCAGACACGATGAAACAACTCACAGCTGAATTAATGGCTGAAGAGAAAATTGCCTGTGAAGCTGAAAGCAATTTATTATGGATGGAAGTAGAAGGCTATCCTCATATTTACAGTCTGCGCTTGATAATTAATACAGGGCGCTGTGTAGAAGGCAAATGGGATGCTGATGCCGTGCCGGGTTTATTGCAAGCAGCTGAGATGCTTAAGGTTTTTTAA
- a CDS encoding carbohydrate ABC transporter permease, translated as MINSLRRNSQLKIVVRYGVLAAIALITLFPLLWLVSTALKSPTENILQSPPQLLPSQPTLENFSRVWQSLPFGQYLYNSTLVAVLTVGLNLIFCALAAYPLARLSFPGRDWIFIAIVSTIMIPFQIVMIPLFVLTVQLGLVNTYWGIIFPSLASAFGIFLLRQAFIGVPKEIEEAARMDGSSELGLWWHIMLPAIRPALVTLAIFVFIGSWSDFLWPLIVIQDENLYTLPLGVAKLAGTFSLDWRLVAAGSIISIAPVLLLFLFLQRYIVPTETGSGVKG; from the coding sequence ATGATCAATTCTTTAAGGCGCAACTCACAACTTAAAATTGTGGTTAGATATGGAGTTTTAGCAGCGATCGCACTTATCACTCTGTTTCCTTTATTATGGCTTGTCAGTACAGCCTTAAAATCTCCTACAGAAAATATCTTGCAGTCGCCACCACAGCTATTGCCTAGTCAACCGACACTAGAAAATTTCTCTCGTGTGTGGCAATCTCTGCCTTTTGGACAATACTTGTATAACAGTACTCTAGTAGCAGTGCTGACCGTAGGCTTAAATCTCATATTTTGTGCTTTAGCTGCCTATCCACTGGCAAGATTATCATTTCCGGGAAGAGACTGGATTTTTATTGCGATCGTCTCTACAATTATGATTCCCTTTCAGATTGTGATGATTCCTCTGTTCGTTTTGACAGTCCAACTAGGCTTAGTCAACACTTATTGGGGAATAATTTTTCCTAGTTTAGCTTCTGCCTTTGGTATTTTTCTGTTGCGACAAGCATTTATAGGTGTCCCCAAAGAAATAGAAGAAGCTGCTCGTATGGACGGCAGCTCAGAGTTAGGCTTATGGTGGCATATTATGTTACCAGCTATTCGACCAGCACTTGTCACCCTAGCTATTTTCGTCTTCATCGGTTCTTGGAGTGACTTTCTTTGGCCATTAATTGTCATCCAAGATGAAAATTTGTATACACTTCCCTTGGGTGTAGCAAAGTTAGCGGGTACATTTTCTTTAGACTGGCGGTTAGTAGCGGCTGGCTCAATAATTTCTATAGCTCCAGTACTGTTATTGTTTTTATTTTTACAGCGTTATATCGTACCCACAGAAACTGGTAGTGGCGTTAAAGGTTGA